One Tumebacillus sp. BK434 genomic window carries:
- the panD gene encoding aspartate 1-decarboxylase, translating to MFRTMMKSKIHRATVTEANLNYVGSITIDQDILDAVDILENEKVQIVNNNNGARLETYVISGARGSGVICLNGAAARLVQPGDTVIIISYVSMSDADAKSHVPTVALMDNDNKIVEMLSEKHGTIV from the coding sequence ATGTTTCGTACGATGATGAAATCGAAAATTCACCGCGCCACCGTGACGGAGGCCAACCTCAACTACGTCGGTTCGATCACGATCGATCAGGACATCTTAGATGCGGTGGACATCTTGGAGAATGAAAAAGTGCAGATCGTCAACAACAACAACGGTGCCCGTCTGGAGACGTACGTGATCTCCGGCGCCCGCGGTTCTGGTGTGATCTGCCTGAATGGGGCAGCGGCTCGCTTGGTGCAGCCTGGCGACACGGTGATCATTATCTCTTACGTGAGCATGTCGGACGCAGATGCGAAGAGCCATGTGCCGACCGTCGCCTTGATGGACAATGACAACAAGATCGTCGAGATGCTCAGCGAAAAGCACGGCACCATCGTCTAA
- the ligD gene encoding non-homologous end-joining DNA ligase, giving the protein MTTNTLLAEYPVNVTNLDKVLWPEQGITKAEYIQYMIAMSPVLIKHYQDRLLTVIRFPNGIHEKSFYQKNIPDFAPEWIQTHPVWSDDSQRDIHYILANNTATLIWLANQAAMELHPSYTKIVQLNEPTNIAFDLDPTVKGVDRHGFRKACKVALHLKEVLDDLGLPSYPKTSGATGLQVFVPIAKGYTFEDTRHITQFIGTYMVKKAPDIVTIERLKKDRGDKVYFDYLQHHKSKTLSGPYTPRAVPSGAVSAPLLWDEVREGVQPHMFTLRTMPKRIGERGDLFEPMSRPGVEIKEIIHFIKNHPGI; this is encoded by the coding sequence ATGACGACCAACACTTTGCTGGCCGAATACCCTGTCAACGTCACCAACCTAGACAAGGTGCTGTGGCCGGAACAGGGGATTACGAAAGCGGAGTACATCCAATACATGATTGCGATGAGCCCGGTTTTGATCAAGCATTACCAGGACCGGCTGTTGACGGTGATCCGCTTTCCGAACGGGATTCACGAGAAGTCGTTTTACCAAAAAAACATCCCTGACTTCGCGCCAGAGTGGATTCAGACGCATCCTGTGTGGTCGGACGACTCGCAGCGCGACATTCATTATATCCTCGCCAACAACACGGCCACCTTGATCTGGCTGGCCAATCAAGCGGCGATGGAACTGCACCCGTCGTACACGAAGATCGTTCAGCTGAACGAGCCGACCAACATCGCCTTCGACCTCGACCCGACGGTGAAAGGCGTTGACCGCCACGGTTTTCGCAAAGCCTGCAAAGTCGCTTTGCACCTCAAGGAGGTCCTCGACGACCTCGGGCTGCCTTCGTACCCGAAAACGTCCGGCGCGACCGGACTGCAGGTCTTTGTGCCGATCGCCAAGGGCTATACGTTTGAAGACACAAGACACATCACACAATTCATCGGTACATATATGGTGAAAAAGGCTCCGGATATCGTGACGATCGAGCGGCTGAAAAAAGACCGCGGCGACAAAGTGTATTTTGATTACCTCCAGCACCACAAGAGCAAAACGCTCTCCGGGCCGTACACGCCGCGCGCGGTGCCGTCGGGGGCGGTGTCGGCGCCGCTCTTGTGGGACGAGGTTCGCGAAGGGGTGCAGCCGCACATGTTCACCTTGCGCACGATGCCAAAACGGATCGGGGAACGGGGCGATCTGTTTGAACCGATGAGCCGTCCTGGAGTTGAAATCAAAGAGATCATTCACTTTATTAAGAATCACCCCGGCATTTGA
- a CDS encoding Ku protein gives MHTMWKGSISFGLVNVPVKMFAATEDKDVKFRYLHSECNTPVKNIRTCPTCDREIEWGEVVKGYEYQSGQFIVFSDEEFEKIAPQNTKTIDIQSFVDLQDIDPIYFNKSYYLAPQDTGNKAYALLRRAIAETGKIAIAKMIIRSSQQLAVLRTFGDVIVMETIFYPEEVRAASQIPSVPTDVELDEREVNMAKQLIGSLVTEFVPEQYTNEYRAAILDVIQKKVEGEEITLAAEPKRDEIHDLMKALQASLNVTRGDEAERPVAVGETRAGDGLTLVDGGGDAAPESKPKRRRRKTAE, from the coding sequence ATGCATACGATGTGGAAAGGTTCGATCTCGTTTGGCCTGGTCAATGTCCCGGTCAAAATGTTCGCTGCGACGGAGGACAAAGACGTCAAATTTCGCTATCTCCACAGCGAGTGCAACACCCCGGTGAAAAACATCCGCACCTGCCCAACTTGCGACCGTGAAATCGAATGGGGCGAAGTGGTCAAAGGGTACGAATACCAGTCCGGACAATTTATCGTCTTTTCGGATGAAGAGTTTGAAAAAATTGCGCCGCAAAACACAAAAACGATCGACATTCAAAGTTTTGTCGACCTGCAGGATATCGATCCGATCTATTTCAACAAATCGTATTATTTGGCGCCGCAAGACACGGGCAACAAAGCGTACGCGTTGCTGCGCCGGGCGATCGCCGAGACGGGCAAGATCGCGATTGCGAAAATGATCATCCGCTCCTCGCAACAGTTGGCCGTGCTGCGCACCTTCGGCGATGTGATCGTGATGGAGACGATCTTCTACCCGGAAGAAGTGCGCGCGGCGAGCCAGATTCCGTCGGTGCCGACCGATGTCGAGCTCGACGAGCGGGAAGTGAACATGGCGAAGCAACTGATTGGAAGCCTCGTCACCGAATTTGTGCCGGAGCAGTACACCAATGAATATCGGGCGGCGATTCTCGACGTGATTCAGAAGAAGGTCGAAGGCGAGGAGATCACCTTGGCGGCCGAACCGAAGCGCGATGAGATCCACGATCTGATGAAAGCGCTGCAAGCCAGCTTGAACGTGACCCGAGGAGACGAGGCGGAGCGCCCCGTCGCGGTCGGCGAAACGCGGGCCGGGGATGGACTGACCCTGGTGGACGGGGGCGGGGACGCCGCGCCGGAAAGCAAGCCGAAGCGCCGCCGCCGCAAGACGGCCGAGTAA
- a CDS encoding tetratricopeptide repeat protein, with product MFEKPFELLNRAVDRIEVQLQSADADQKRILGDELVALRSACDKFVERWLAFEERVTELGESHSLDLDGTLPTEELQAMQQKLSAMQAPYVPPTGPEAEQTGATAAADGDSESSELPSANKKVILSMGEGSSIRPADEQMVRSFRRGIGFFDLLMFPEAMNEFHRVIELDETFTIARLYLAFGYLAEEKYQEASRHLNLLKLEDDDELIKATVHGTFGQIFAAQGQYRQALIEFEAARKLVPDFRDIEFNMGCCHFNLGEHKEALMNYQRALIVQPEDWEAHRLCGLIYVQLGNRERAYRHLARAYDLNGAQEEVILEFARLSEQLGQKEQASALYQKALRYHPESAAAYGGLGWIKMREGDHEAASALFKKQLSCKPNDMQGLFNLGWAAYHRREYPLAERCFAQLLSRNARDPFALSGLARTWSMTGKRAEAKEQLLQLVALESTAEKKLGLYHLGRLALEEEAYLQALRYFNAALVYERNCIESLFFKGVAHFALGEQERADQCFEKCKRLTTLRESMYA from the coding sequence ATGTTTGAAAAACCATTTGAACTGCTCAACCGCGCCGTGGACCGCATCGAAGTCCAACTGCAAAGCGCCGACGCCGACCAAAAACGCATCCTCGGAGATGAACTGGTCGCCTTGCGCAGCGCCTGCGATAAATTTGTCGAACGCTGGCTCGCCTTTGAAGAGCGCGTCACCGAGCTCGGGGAATCGCACAGCCTCGACCTCGACGGCACCTTGCCGACCGAAGAGCTGCAAGCGATGCAGCAAAAGCTGTCCGCCATGCAAGCACCTTACGTGCCGCCGACCGGGCCCGAAGCGGAACAAACCGGGGCTACGGCTGCCGCAGACGGGGACAGCGAGAGCAGCGAACTGCCGTCCGCCAACAAAAAAGTCATCCTGTCGATGGGCGAGGGGTCTTCGATCCGTCCGGCCGACGAACAGATGGTGCGCTCCTTCCGCCGCGGCATCGGCTTCTTCGATCTGCTGATGTTCCCGGAGGCGATGAACGAGTTTCACCGCGTGATCGAGCTCGACGAGACATTTACGATCGCAAGGCTCTACCTTGCATTCGGCTATCTGGCCGAGGAGAAGTACCAAGAGGCGAGCCGCCATCTCAACCTGCTCAAGCTGGAAGATGACGACGAGCTGATCAAAGCGACCGTACACGGCACCTTCGGCCAGATCTTCGCGGCACAAGGGCAGTACCGCCAAGCCCTGATCGAGTTCGAAGCGGCCCGCAAGCTGGTGCCCGACTTCCGCGACATCGAGTTCAACATGGGCTGCTGCCACTTCAACCTCGGCGAGCATAAAGAAGCGCTGATGAACTACCAGCGCGCCCTGATCGTGCAGCCGGAAGACTGGGAAGCGCACCGCCTCTGCGGCCTGATCTATGTGCAGCTCGGCAACCGCGAGCGCGCCTACCGCCATCTGGCGCGCGCCTACGACTTGAACGGGGCGCAGGAAGAGGTGATCCTGGAATTCGCCCGGCTTTCCGAACAGCTCGGGCAGAAGGAGCAGGCGTCCGCGCTGTACCAAAAGGCGCTCCGCTACCATCCCGAGTCGGCAGCCGCCTACGGCGGGCTCGGCTGGATCAAAATGCGCGAAGGCGACCACGAAGCGGCGTCGGCGCTGTTCAAAAAGCAGCTCTCCTGCAAGCCAAACGATATGCAAGGCCTGTTCAACCTCGGCTGGGCAGCGTATCACCGCCGCGAGTATCCGCTGGCGGAGCGCTGCTTTGCTCAGCTCTTGTCGCGCAACGCCCGCGATCCGTTCGCGCTGTCCGGGCTGGCCCGGACGTGGAGCATGACGGGCAAGCGCGCCGAGGCCAAAGAGCAGCTGCTGCAACTGGTCGCCCTCGAAAGCACCGCGGAGAAAAAGCTCGGCCTGTACCACCTCGGGCGCCTGGCCTTAGAAGAAGAAGCGTACCTGCAGGCACTGCGCTATTTCAACGCGGCGCTCGTCTATGAGCGCAACTGCATCGAGTCCCTGTTCTTCAAAGGCGTCGCCCACTTCGCGCTCGGGGAGCAGGAGCGGGCCGATCAGTGCTTCGAAAAATGCAAGCGCCTGACCACCCTGCGCGAATCGATGTATGCTTGA
- a CDS encoding redox-sensing transcriptional repressor Rex, producing MKTPKISEAVVRRLPVYLRCLQLLQELNIRTVSSYELGQKLDMNPAQIRKDLAYFGEFGRKGIGYEVDYLVEKIKQILKLDRHVNVALVGAGHLGIALSNYNRYTKEKLSIVSIFDADPEKIGTEVGSLTIQHIDELERAVQEHDIRIGIITVPAPYAQGVADRLVQAGVKGILNFAPVSLLVPPDVHLRSADVTTELHALAYYIQE from the coding sequence CTGAAGACGCCGAAAATTTCGGAAGCTGTTGTCAGGCGTTTGCCAGTGTATCTTCGTTGTCTGCAATTGCTCCAAGAGCTGAACATTCGCACCGTCTCATCCTATGAACTCGGTCAGAAGCTTGATATGAACCCGGCACAGATTCGCAAAGACCTCGCATACTTTGGCGAATTCGGCCGCAAAGGGATTGGCTATGAGGTCGATTATCTCGTGGAAAAGATCAAGCAGATTCTCAAGCTCGACCGCCATGTGAACGTCGCGCTCGTCGGAGCGGGTCATCTGGGGATCGCCTTGTCAAACTACAATCGCTATACGAAAGAAAAGCTTTCGATCGTCAGCATCTTCGACGCCGATCCTGAGAAGATTGGCACCGAAGTCGGAAGCTTGACCATCCAGCATATCGACGAGTTGGAACGTGCGGTGCAGGAGCATGACATCCGCATCGGCATCATCACCGTCCCGGCGCCTTACGCGCAAGGGGTGGCCGACCGTCTCGTGCAGGCCGGGGTCAAAGGCATCTTGAATTTCGCGCCCGTCTCGCTGCTGGTGCCGCCCGATGTGCATCTGCGCAGCGCCGACGTGACAACCGAACTGCATGCGCTGGCGTATTACATCCAAGAATAA
- the sigH gene encoding RNA polymerase sporulation sigma factor SigH, giving the protein MASAEERNAATTVQAEYADDSFEEKVLRAQMGDVYAVEEILQSFHGIVRMKARSYFIAGADSEDLIQEGMIGLYKAIRDFQPERQIPFRAFAEICITRQLITAIKTAMRLKHQPLNYYLSLNRPMYEEDTDRTLMDTLPGPAICDPEYVFLVREQLKELREELAGSLSPFELKVLTLYVDHNTYKEIADEMGTTTKAVDNALCRVKRKLLTFYSNKKLTKLTS; this is encoded by the coding sequence ATGGCAAGTGCAGAAGAGCGTAACGCGGCAACAACCGTTCAAGCAGAGTATGCTGACGATTCATTCGAAGAGAAGGTGCTGCGGGCGCAGATGGGCGACGTCTATGCGGTAGAGGAGATCTTGCAGAGCTTCCACGGGATCGTGCGGATGAAGGCGCGCTCCTACTTTATCGCCGGTGCCGACAGCGAGGATTTGATCCAGGAAGGCATGATCGGACTGTACAAGGCGATCCGCGATTTCCAGCCGGAGCGCCAGATCCCGTTTCGCGCCTTTGCGGAGATCTGCATCACCCGCCAGCTGATCACGGCGATCAAGACGGCGATGCGGCTGAAGCATCAGCCGCTGAACTACTATCTCTCGCTGAACCGTCCGATGTATGAAGAGGACACGGACAGAACGCTGATGGACACGCTCCCGGGACCGGCGATCTGCGACCCGGAATATGTGTTTCTCGTCCGCGAACAGCTCAAAGAGCTGCGTGAAGAGCTGGCCGGTTCCTTGTCGCCGTTTGAACTGAAAGTGCTGACGCTCTATGTCGATCATAACACCTATAAAGAGATCGCCGACGAGATGGGCACGACGACCAAAGCGGTGGACAATGCGCTGTGCCGTGTCAAACGCAAACTGCTCACCTTTTATTCCAACAAAAAATTGACCAAACTTACCTCTTAG
- a CDS encoding RNA ligase family protein — MITPKPLDPMALLMVDEPFDDPHHLAQIKWDGVRMLAYLDETGLSLFNRRQNERTDQYPELQELKTQVKARSLILDGEIVALGAGGKPSFSNILRRDLAKSSDKIRLISRELPIYFMVFDLLYLDGRWLVDEQLTTRQEWLTEVLQPSAQVQLVDSHATGVQLFRVMQEQGMEGIVIKEKAGRYHIGQRHPTWKKVKSFRKLNAVVGGATLRGGNVNSLLLGLYREGRLIYIGKAGSGLNNEGIAALTAFARGLSKQGHPFAVKPKLPASTAYDEVVYFPPQLVVEVQFMEWTSDMTLRAPTIQRFRELDPKECVL; from the coding sequence ATGATCACCCCTAAACCGCTCGATCCGATGGCGCTGCTCATGGTCGACGAGCCGTTTGACGATCCGCACCACCTTGCCCAGATCAAATGGGACGGGGTGCGGATGCTGGCCTATCTCGACGAGACGGGGCTGTCCCTGTTCAACCGCCGCCAAAACGAGCGCACCGACCAGTATCCGGAGCTGCAGGAACTGAAGACACAGGTCAAGGCGCGCTCGCTGATCCTCGACGGGGAGATCGTGGCACTCGGCGCGGGAGGCAAGCCGTCTTTTTCGAACATCCTGCGCCGCGACCTCGCCAAAAGCAGCGACAAGATCCGGCTTATTAGCCGTGAGCTGCCGATCTATTTTATGGTGTTCGACCTGTTGTACCTCGACGGCCGCTGGCTGGTCGACGAGCAGCTGACGACCCGTCAGGAGTGGCTGACCGAGGTGCTGCAGCCCTCCGCGCAGGTACAGCTCGTCGACAGCCACGCGACGGGCGTACAGCTGTTTCGCGTGATGCAGGAGCAGGGGATGGAAGGCATCGTGATCAAAGAAAAAGCGGGGCGCTACCACATCGGCCAGCGCCATCCGACGTGGAAAAAGGTCAAATCCTTCCGCAAGCTGAACGCGGTCGTCGGCGGAGCAACGCTGCGCGGCGGCAACGTCAATTCGCTGCTGCTCGGGCTGTATCGGGAGGGCAGGCTGATCTACATCGGCAAGGCCGGCTCCGGCCTGAACAATGAGGGGATCGCCGCCCTGACCGCGTTTGCCCGCGGGCTGTCCAAGCAGGGACACCCTTTCGCCGTCAAGCCGAAACTGCCCGCTTCCACCGCTTACGACGAAGTGGTCTACTTCCCGCCACAGCTGGTCGTGGAGGTGCAGTTCATGGAGTGGACATCCGACATGACCTTGCGCGCGCCAACGATCCAACGATTTCGGGAACTGGACCCCAAGGAGTGTGTGTTATGA
- the dinG gene encoding ATP-dependent DNA helicase DinG translates to MSETYVVFDFETTGLEPSRDHIIEIGAVKIEGGRITDQYQTLVNPGKQLPAHIRELTGLTDAELQGAPELEEVIDEFLKFIGDSILVAHNANFDLGFLNEALEECGYLRYVGEAIDTVMLAQIVWPRESSFSLGSLAERHELVHEEAHRALSDALATASMFLLLLEKASELPFLILQQIHGLTEYSDWPLRHFFRRLAESNTSLLKIDEPEGCVTIDRLMHRPVEIPIKENETGGTLQFTVEAVEKVLAKGGPMSDLMPGYEERPPQIQMLNAVSEAFQNNKHLIVEAGTGTGKSLAYLIPSVYYAKAAGERVVVATHTINLQEQLRERDVPLLKEVVPFPFDITVFKGRSNYLCMRKVATGVNHPGLVTDHNEMTFHVRMLTWLLETGAGDREELTLSGPQADSWNKVSSSSDSCINKACPWFRNCYYHRARALAQNADVIITNHSLVLTDVKADHNVLPGYQYLVLDEAHHMEDEATKHLGNEVTYFQMYGALNRLYRDKNKGLLYQLLQKIDLLQNGDGDVHADLRATVDKMLEVVGELRESNEEVFRLLQEFTIKNSTGTDGGRYTLRLRTETFDDEAAAAAWTAIAASSENLQADVQAFRRLAGKVEEYSEDLMRDEMYAGLLTDVSGQVKELDGGWQGLATFLRSVGSETSVLWMEAEDRTMRPVVFLNSAPIDVAPLLHTHLFSKKESVVLASATLTINQDFKYTIRQLGLWESKEMDRLLELQVESPFDYKKQSLLCVPADALPVKGVSEDVFTTSFAESLTNLARASQGRMLVLFTSHRMLRETYHKVKPMLAEHGINLLAHNIDSTSRHRLVHEFQRQERAVLFGANSFWEGVDIPGDALSLLVIARLPFWPPNQPVVEARTEKLEREGRNSFMDYSVPQAIIRFKQGFGRLIRTKRDRGAIVVYDRRIVESRYGRHFIKSLPGPWFYQGTEREVLRTVYNWLKSPL, encoded by the coding sequence GTGTCCGAGACATATGTCGTGTTTGACTTCGAGACTACCGGACTCGAGCCGTCCCGCGACCACATCATCGAAATTGGTGCGGTCAAGATTGAAGGTGGCCGAATCACCGATCAGTACCAAACACTTGTAAATCCAGGCAAACAACTTCCCGCCCACATCCGCGAACTGACCGGCCTGACCGATGCAGAGCTGCAAGGCGCACCGGAGCTGGAAGAGGTAATAGATGAATTTTTGAAGTTTATCGGGGATAGCATTCTCGTGGCTCACAACGCCAATTTCGACTTGGGCTTTTTAAATGAAGCGTTAGAAGAGTGCGGCTACTTGCGCTATGTCGGCGAAGCGATCGACACGGTGATGCTGGCCCAGATCGTCTGGCCGCGCGAGTCCAGTTTTTCGCTGGGCTCTCTGGCCGAGCGCCATGAGCTGGTGCATGAAGAAGCGCACCGGGCGCTGTCCGATGCGCTGGCGACGGCGTCGATGTTCTTGCTGCTGTTGGAAAAAGCGAGCGAGCTTCCATTTTTGATCTTGCAGCAGATTCACGGCTTGACCGAATACAGCGACTGGCCGTTGCGCCATTTCTTCCGCCGACTGGCCGAATCGAACACATCGCTTTTGAAAATCGACGAGCCGGAGGGCTGCGTGACGATCGACCGCCTGATGCATCGCCCGGTCGAGATCCCGATCAAGGAAAACGAAACGGGCGGAACGCTGCAGTTCACCGTCGAAGCGGTGGAGAAAGTGCTGGCCAAAGGCGGGCCGATGTCCGACCTGATGCCGGGCTATGAAGAGCGTCCGCCGCAGATCCAGATGTTAAACGCCGTCTCCGAAGCGTTTCAGAATAACAAGCACCTGATCGTCGAAGCGGGGACCGGGACGGGGAAATCGCTCGCCTACCTGATCCCGTCCGTCTACTACGCCAAGGCGGCGGGGGAGCGCGTCGTTGTCGCCACGCACACGATCAACCTGCAGGAGCAGCTGCGCGAGCGCGATGTTCCTTTATTGAAAGAAGTGGTGCCGTTCCCGTTTGACATCACCGTGTTCAAAGGGCGCAGCAACTACCTCTGCATGCGCAAAGTCGCGACCGGCGTCAACCATCCGGGCCTCGTCACCGACCATAACGAGATGACGTTTCATGTGCGCATGCTGACCTGGTTGCTGGAGACGGGGGCTGGGGACCGCGAAGAGCTGACCTTGTCCGGCCCGCAAGCAGACTCTTGGAACAAAGTGTCGTCCTCGTCCGACTCCTGCATCAACAAAGCCTGCCCGTGGTTCCGCAACTGCTACTACCACCGCGCGCGGGCCTTGGCGCAAAATGCGGACGTGATCATCACCAACCACTCGCTGGTGCTGACCGATGTCAAAGCGGATCACAACGTGCTGCCCGGCTACCAGTACCTCGTGCTCGACGAGGCGCATCATATGGAAGACGAAGCGACGAAACACCTCGGCAACGAAGTGACCTATTTTCAGATGTACGGGGCGCTGAACCGCCTGTACCGCGACAAAAACAAAGGGCTGCTCTACCAGCTCCTGCAAAAGATCGACCTGCTGCAAAACGGCGATGGAGACGTGCATGCCGACTTGCGCGCGACGGTGGACAAAATGTTGGAGGTCGTCGGCGAGCTGCGCGAATCGAACGAAGAGGTGTTCCGTCTGCTCCAGGAGTTCACGATCAAGAACTCGACCGGCACCGACGGCGGGCGCTATACGCTGCGCCTGCGCACCGAGACGTTTGACGACGAAGCGGCCGCAGCGGCGTGGACGGCGATCGCCGCTTCCAGTGAGAACCTGCAGGCGGACGTACAGGCGTTCCGCCGTCTCGCCGGCAAAGTCGAAGAGTATTCGGAAGACCTGATGCGCGATGAGATGTATGCAGGCCTCCTCACCGACGTCAGCGGGCAGGTCAAGGAGCTGGATGGCGGCTGGCAAGGGCTGGCCACGTTCCTGCGCTCCGTCGGCAGCGAGACGTCGGTGCTGTGGATGGAAGCGGAAGACCGCACGATGCGACCGGTCGTCTTCCTCAACTCTGCACCGATCGACGTGGCGCCGCTGTTGCACACCCATCTGTTCTCGAAAAAGGAAAGCGTCGTTTTGGCCTCGGCGACGCTGACGATCAATCAGGACTTCAAATACACGATCCGCCAATTAGGCCTCTGGGAGTCGAAAGAGATGGACCGCCTGTTGGAACTGCAGGTCGAGTCGCCGTTCGACTACAAGAAGCAGTCCCTGCTCTGCGTGCCGGCCGACGCCTTGCCGGTCAAAGGGGTCAGCGAAGACGTGTTTACCACTTCTTTTGCCGAGTCGTTGACCAACCTCGCCCGCGCTTCACAGGGGCGGATGCTCGTCCTGTTCACTTCGCACCGGATGCTGCGCGAAACGTACCACAAGGTGAAGCCGATGCTCGCCGAACACGGCATCAACCTGTTGGCACACAACATCGACTCCACCTCGCGCCACCGCCTCGTGCATGAGTTCCAGCGCCAGGAGCGGGCTGTGCTGTTTGGCGCGAACTCGTTCTGGGAAGGGGTCGACATCCCCGGCGACGCCTTGTCGCTGCTCGTCATCGCCCGGCTGCCGTTCTGGCCGCCGAACCAGCCGGTCGTGGAAGCGCGGACGGAGAAGCTGGAGCGGGAAGGGCGCAACTCGTTTATGGACTACAGCGTGCCGCAAGCGATCATCCGCTTCAAACAGGGCTTTGGCCGCCTGATCCGCACCAAGCGCGACCGTGGCGCGATCGTCGTCTACGACCGCCGCATCGTGGAATCGCGCTACGGGCGGCATTTTATCAAGTCATTGCCCGGCCCGTGGTTCTATCAGGGCACGGAACGGGAAGTGTTGCGAACGGTCTATAATTGGCTAAAATCGCCACTTTAA
- the panC gene encoding pantoate--beta-alanine ligase has translation MIIVHTIQEIRQYVREQRAQGHTIGFVPSMGYLHAGHQSLLRAAKAQCQTTVMSIFVNPLQFGPNEDFDRYPRDLERDAKLAEEAGADIIFAPSVEEMYPRGGGKVLTHVDVEEVTLQLCGASRPGHFRGVATVVSKLFNIVLPDKAFFGMKDAQQVAVLQTMVDDLNIPVEIVPCPTMREADGLALSSRNVFLTPEEREQSLVLSRSLKKAEQLVAEGARDVHQIIEAVRGLIQSQPLADIDYVELLNFRDLSPILTLEQPALLALAVRFGKTRLIDNTVLTIE, from the coding sequence ATGATCATCGTCCATACGATCCAGGAGATTCGTCAATACGTGCGCGAACAACGCGCCCAGGGACATACGATTGGCTTTGTGCCTTCGATGGGCTATCTGCACGCAGGGCACCAGTCGCTGCTGCGCGCCGCCAAGGCACAATGTCAGACCACCGTGATGAGCATTTTCGTCAACCCGCTGCAGTTTGGCCCAAACGAAGACTTTGACCGCTACCCCCGCGACTTGGAGCGCGACGCCAAGCTGGCGGAGGAAGCGGGCGCCGACATCATCTTTGCGCCGAGCGTCGAAGAGATGTACCCGCGCGGCGGAGGCAAGGTGCTGACCCATGTCGATGTGGAGGAAGTCACCTTGCAGCTGTGCGGTGCGTCCCGCCCCGGCCATTTCCGCGGCGTGGCGACCGTCGTGTCCAAGCTGTTCAACATCGTGCTGCCCGACAAGGCCTTTTTCGGGATGAAAGACGCCCAGCAGGTCGCCGTTCTGCAGACGATGGTCGACGACCTGAACATCCCGGTCGAGATCGTCCCTTGTCCGACGATGCGGGAAGCGGACGGCCTCGCGCTGAGCTCGCGCAACGTCTTTCTCACGCCGGAAGAGCGCGAACAGTCGCTGGTGTTGTCCCGGTCGCTGAAGAAGGCGGAGCAGCTCGTCGCCGAAGGTGCGCGTGACGTCCATCAGATCATAGAAGCGGTGCGCGGGCTGATCCAGTCGCAGCCACTGGCCGACATCGACTACGTGGAGCTGCTCAATTTCCGCGATCTGTCGCCGATCCTCACCCTCGAACAGCCGGCGCTGCTGGCGCTTGCTGTGCGCTTTGGCAAAACGCGTTTAATTGACAACACGGTCCTGACCATCGAATAG
- a CDS encoding S-layer homology domain-containing protein translates to MNKKATVALLLAAGLVMSSQSAFAVVDGPKAQKPDENVITVVDESGQQPELIYAPDIAYIMIESPELAHLDGHWSQEALQHLVKSGVLNRNEAQAFNPKAEISKEDFQIWTDRILGKKDGAKQPAEVLTRVDAAVWLADLLPALNTGINGGNLKHPFSDTSDISAKQKSAIDYLYKLGIMVGNGNGKFAPKAKLTKGEAAVLVDKVLSRANQFAKPAQYDLVTGTVPETVQTIINENKTEAGVYTVEENGVRYVVISCGTVPNPGYGISLESVTESDGALFVRSGITAPQAGHAHPEVIAYPVLVLKTKPSNKPVFLLD, encoded by the coding sequence ATGAACAAAAAAGCAACCGTTGCGCTGCTCCTAGCAGCAGGTCTTGTGATGAGCTCTCAATCCGCTTTTGCGGTCGTCGACGGCCCGAAAGCGCAAAAGCCGGATGAGAACGTGATCACCGTCGTCGACGAAAGCGGCCAGCAGCCGGAACTGATCTACGCGCCGGACATCGCGTACATCATGATCGAATCGCCGGAACTTGCGCACCTCGACGGACACTGGTCCCAAGAAGCGCTGCAGCATCTCGTGAAATCGGGCGTCCTGAACAGAAACGAAGCGCAAGCGTTCAACCCGAAGGCGGAGATCAGCAAGGAAGACTTCCAGATCTGGACCGACCGCATCCTCGGCAAGAAAGATGGGGCGAAACAGCCGGCTGAAGTGCTCACGCGCGTCGACGCAGCGGTGTGGCTGGCCGACCTCCTGCCGGCGCTGAACACCGGCATCAACGGCGGCAACCTGAAACATCCGTTCTCCGACACATCCGACATCTCCGCCAAGCAAAAGAGCGCGATCGACTACCTCTATAAGCTCGGCATCATGGTCGGCAACGGCAACGGCAAGTTCGCGCCGAAAGCCAAACTGACCAAAGGCGAAGCGGCTGTGCTGGTCGACAAAGTGCTGTCCCGCGCGAACCAGTTCGCCAAGCCGGCTCAATATGATCTGGTGACCGGCACGGTGCCGGAAACGGTGCAGACCATCATCAATGAGAACAAGACGGAAGCAGGCGTCTACACCGTCGAAGAAAACGGTGTCCGCTACGTGGTGATCTCCTGCGGCACGGTGCCGAACCCGGGCTACGGCATCAGCCTCGAGAGCGTCACCGAATCGGACGGCGCGCTGTTCGTCAGATCGGGCATCACAGCACCGCAAGCAGGCCATGCCCATCCGGAAGTGATCGCGTACCCGGTTTTGGTGCTGAAGACGAAGCCTTCCAACAAACCGGTTTTCCTGCTCGATTAA